From the genome of Candidatus Methylomirabilis tolerans, one region includes:
- a CDS encoding DUF177 domain-containing protein, whose translation MLVERSQIPSEGLDLEFFEEPCWEGVEGLWLSLAPVEASFHLEREADGILVSGAFKTTAVVLCGRCSEPVSIPVSDSFTILYTGASEASRGEAVELSAADMDVDVMQDDRLDLTELLRENVLLSLPLQPLCRAECRGLCPHCGINLNETSCRCRVQDGDPRLLPLQQLL comes from the coding sequence TTCCTTCAGAAGGGTTAGATCTTGAATTTTTCGAAGAACCCTGCTGGGAGGGAGTTGAAGGGCTATGGCTTTCACTCGCTCCGGTCGAGGCCTCATTTCATCTGGAGCGAGAGGCCGATGGTATTCTTGTGAGCGGAGCATTCAAAACAACGGCGGTTGTGTTGTGCGGTCGATGCTCTGAGCCGGTCTCCATTCCAGTCTCCGATTCGTTTACGATTCTGTATACGGGAGCCAGTGAAGCCTCTCGCGGTGAGGCGGTCGAACTCAGCGCTGCCGACATGGATGTCGATGTCATGCAAGACGATCGCCTTGATCTGACGGAGCTTTTGCGCGAGAATGTTTTATTGAGCTTACCGCTTCAGCCTCTTTGTCGAGCCGAATGCCGTGGGCTGTGCCCCCATTGCGGGATCAACCTGAACGAGACCTCGTGTCGATGCCGCGTTCAGGATGGTGATCCACGGCTTCTTCCCCTTCAACAGTTACTCTAG